A stretch of the Argentina anserina chromosome 6, drPotAnse1.1, whole genome shotgun sequence genome encodes the following:
- the LOC126798415 gene encoding protein NODULATION SIGNALING PATHWAY 2-like: MNSPFDQSDLMNIDDTPIGSSDFSSLVLKSDVFSDLSETCSYPFATVFQGDDLIRVSSQVVEFPMTSEEVDPDLMMDCLFGDFLGGSEGWFPSEVTSQFTEGDCMSNSLVTSEVSSMDSASTSLVIPTEVVEIDNESSIRHLLKAYAESMENGQKELEEVIFRCIKDKVSPIGHTLDRLAFHLCREVVDDQQGDVDYLKQQSYKNFGAAFKLFYQNFPYGKFAHYAANSAILEAIPEDTEIVHIVDFDMGEGLQLSQIIEALAQRLKTLKVTAIKWDDEEIECALQGTFDERKKQLQKHARSFGLSLKVEEVTLKDLVAEIKKTKKRAVGEFLAFNCMVSLPHVRRRRSRSRAMEFLRLAKDMLATSGNYKTGRKGIVTFGDGEACDGLGNQLDFSSFFDRNLVHYQALSKSMESNFPSHLAEARMVMECIFLAPFVSSQAWLQNWSEMKDARQSQPWSGLEGRRLSKKNLLEAKEIVGDDSAYGIRIAGQNGNEMALEWRGHPLVRVSTWEHQS; this comes from the coding sequence ATGAACTCACCTTTTGATCAATCTGATCTCATGAACATAGATGATACTCCAATTGGTAGCTcagatttttcttctttggtcCTCAAGTCAGATGTATTTTCTGACTTATCCGAAACTTGTTCATACCCTTTCGCCACCGTGTTTCAGGGTGATGATCTGATTCGGGTCTCATCACAGGTGGTGGAATTTCCAATGACTTCGGAAGAAGTTGACCCTGATTTGATGATGGACtgtttgtttggtgatttctTGGGAGGAAGTGAAGGGTGGTTTCCTTCAGAAGTTACCTCACAATTTACTGAAGGAGATTGTATGTCAAATTCATTGGTGACTTCTGAAGTATCATCAATGGACTCAGCATCAACATCACTGGTCATTCCTACTGAAGTGGTGGAAATAGATAACGAATCTAGTATTCGTCATCTTCTCAAGGCTTATGCAGAATCCATGGAGAATGGACAGAAGGAGCTAGAGGAGGTAATTTTCAGATGCATCAAAGATAAAGTCAGCCCCATTGGTCATACTTTGGATCGTCTAGCATTTCATTTGTGTCGAGAAGTTGTTGATGATCAACAAGGCGATGTTGATTATCTGAAACAACAATCATACAAGAATTTTGGGGCTGCATTTAAGTTGTTCTACCAGAACTTTCCCTATGGGAAGTTTGCTCACTATGCAGCAAATTCAGCAATCCTAGAGGCTATTCCTGAGGATACAGAGATTGTTCACATAGTAGATTTCGATATGGGAGAAGGGTTGCAGTTGTCACAGATAATTGAAGCTCTAGCACAAAGACTCAAAACACTGAAAGTGACAGCAATCAAATgggatgatgaagaaattgAGTGTGCTCTACAGGGGACATTTGACGAAAGGAAGAAGCAACTCCAAAAACATGCAAGATCTTTTGGCCTAAGCTTGAAGGTGGAGGAAGTTACACTAAAGGATCTGGTGGCAGAGATAAAGAAGACAAAAAAGAGGGCTGTAGGAGAATTCTTAGCCTTTAACTGTATGGTTTCGCTTCCACacgtgaggaggaggagaagtaGAAGTCGTGCCATGGAATTTCTGAGACTGGCTAAGGATATGTTAGCCACATCTGGGAACTACAAAACTGGAAGAAAAGGAATTGTAACCTTTGGTGATGGGGAGGCTTGTGATGGACTTGGTAATCAGTTGGATTTCAGCTCGTTCTTTGATAGGAATCTGGTACATTACCAGGCCTTATCGAAGTCGATGGAGTCAAATTTCCCAAGTCATCTAGCAGAGGCAAGAATGGTGATGGAATGCATCTTCCTAGCACCATTTGTCTCGTCGCAGGCTTGGCTCCAGAACTGGAGCGAAATGAAGGACGCTCGCCAAAGTCAACCATGGTCTGGGCTGGAGGGTCGTAGACtcagcaaaaagaacttgttgGAAGCGAAGGAAATTGTTGGAGACGACAGCGCCTACGGAATAAGGATTGCAGGACAGAATGGAAATGAAATGGCCTTGGAATGGAGGGGGCATCCTTTGGTTAGAGTTTCAACATGGGAACACCAAAGCTAG